A portion of the Streptococcus sp. Marseille-Q6470 genome contains these proteins:
- the nth gene encoding endonuclease III has protein sequence MVLSKKRARHVIEEIIALFPDAKPSLDFRNHFELLVAVMLSAQTTDAAVNKATPALFEAFPTPQAMADASESEIAKHISRLGLYRNKAKFLKKCAQQLLEDFDGQVPQTREELESLAGVGRKTANVVMSVGFGIPAFAVDTHVERICKHHDIVKKSATPLEVEKRVMDVLPPEKWLAAHQAMIYFGRAICHPKNPECEHYPQLYDFSSL, from the coding sequence ATGGTTTTATCCAAAAAACGTGCCCGTCATGTCATAGAAGAAATCATTGCTCTTTTTCCTGATGCGAAACCAAGTCTAGATTTTCGGAATCATTTTGAATTGCTAGTTGCAGTCATGTTGTCTGCTCAAACGACAGATGCAGCAGTAAACAAAGCGACTCCAGCTCTTTTTGAAGCGTTCCCTACGCCTCAAGCTATGGCAGATGCTAGTGAGAGTGAAATTGCAAAACATATTTCTCGTTTAGGTCTGTATCGAAATAAAGCAAAATTTCTTAAAAAATGTGCGCAACAGTTATTAGAAGATTTTGATGGTCAAGTTCCTCAGACTAGAGAAGAATTAGAAAGTTTGGCGGGAGTTGGGCGTAAAACGGCTAATGTAGTCATGAGTGTGGGTTTTGGAATTCCAGCTTTTGCGGTAGATACCCATGTGGAGCGCATTTGCAAACACCATGATATTGTAAAAAAATCTGCTACACCATTAGAAGTTGAAAAACGTGTCATGGATGTCTTGCCACCAGAAAAGTGGTTGGCGGCACATCAGGCCATGATTTACTTTGGTCGTGCTATCTGTCATCCGAAAAATCCAGAATGCGAACACTATCCACAATTGTATGATTTTAGTTCATTATAA
- a CDS encoding DUF177 domain-containing protein, producing the protein MKLNIQEICKQPEGLHFEQTLDLATDLRARNQEILDVKDIKAVGKVQYEDRMFFLDYLLSYTIVLASSRSMEPVELKESYPVTEVFMEGATNQLDQEVLDDDLVLPIENGEIDLAESVSDNILLNIPIKVLTAEEEAGQGFVSGNDWQIMTEEEYQAQQAVKKEENSPFAGLQGLFDGDE; encoded by the coding sequence ATGAAATTAAATATTCAAGAAATTTGTAAGCAGCCTGAAGGCTTGCACTTTGAGCAAACTTTAGACTTGGCAACTGACTTACGTGCTCGTAATCAAGAAATTTTAGATGTAAAAGATATCAAAGCAGTAGGGAAGGTTCAGTACGAAGACCGAATGTTTTTCCTAGACTATCTCTTGTCATATACAATTGTCCTAGCTTCTAGCCGTAGTATGGAACCGGTAGAATTGAAAGAATCATATCCAGTAACGGAAGTCTTTATGGAAGGTGCTACCAATCAACTGGACCAAGAAGTTCTAGATGATGACTTAGTTTTACCGATTGAAAATGGTGAAATTGACTTGGCTGAAAGTGTTTCAGATAATATCTTGCTAAATATTCCAATCAAGGTCTTAACAGCTGAGGAGGAAGCTGGTCAGGGATTTGTCTCTGGAAATGACTGGCAAATCATGACTGAGGAAGAATATCAAGCTCAACAAGCAGTCAAAAAAGAAGAAAATAGTCCTTTTGCAGGTTTGCAAGGGCTGTTTGATGGAGATGAATAG
- a CDS encoding helicase BlpT — MEDKVLLAEAYQLVSELNQTIQNCKQGLPDDLRLQQNIDEILRALKKAEKVDNAILIELETFYQRTSLLIGLGSLKLNDQARTAWRNYDKFHYDHVKHPLTLYGPVFGF; from the coding sequence ATGGAAGACAAAGTTCTTTTAGCTGAAGCCTATCAACTCGTTTCAGAATTAAATCAAACTATACAAAACTGTAAACAAGGATTACCTGATGATCTACGCTTACAGCAAAATATAGACGAAATTCTCAGAGCGCTTAAAAAAGCTGAGAAAGTAGACAACGCTATCTTAATTGAACTGGAAACTTTTTACCAACGGACTAGTCTTTTGATTGGACTTGGCTCACTAAAACTAAACGATCAAGCTCGCACTGCTTGGAGAAACTATGACAAGTTCCACTACGATCACGTTAAACATCCCCTGACACTTTATGGACCTGTTTTTGGGTTTTAA
- a CDS encoding ATP-binding cassette domain-containing protein — protein sequence MHYRHSRKGNNMIKINHLTITQNKDLRDLISDLNMTIQDGEKVAIIGEEGNGKSTLLKTLMGEKLADFSIKGDIQSDLQSLAYIPQHLPEELKKKSLQDYFFLESTDLDYSILYRLSDELHFDSSRFASDQEIGSLSGGEALKIQLIHELAKPFDILFLDEPSNDLDLETIDWLKGQIQKMRQTVIFISHDEDFLSRTADTIIHLRLVKHRKEAETLVEHLDYDRYSEQRKAHFARQSQQAANDQRAYDKTMEKHRRVKQNVETALRATKDSTAGRLLAKKMKNVLSQEKRYEKAAQSMTQKPLEEEQIQLFFSDIEPLAASKVLILLEKENLSIGERVLAQELQLTVRGQEKIGIIGPNGIGKSTLLAKLQQLLNNKREISLGFMPQDYQETLQLALSPVEFLSQTGHKEELQKIQSFLASLNFSYPEMHQQIHSLSGGQQGKLLLLNLVLRKPNFLLLDEPTRNFSPTSQPEIRKLFATYPGGLVTVSHDRRFLKEVCTSIYSLTEHGLKVVDLQDL from the coding sequence ATGCACTATCGACATTCTAGAAAGGGCAACAATATGATAAAAATCAACCATCTGACCATCACACAAAACAAAGATTTAAGAGACCTTATTTCCGATTTAAATATGACTATCCAAGACGGAGAAAAGGTCGCTATTATCGGTGAAGAAGGAAATGGAAAATCAACCTTACTTAAAACTTTAATGGGAGAAAAATTAGCTGATTTCTCTATCAAGGGAGACATTCAGTCTGACCTTCAGTCTCTGGCCTACATTCCCCAGCATCTCCCTGAAGAACTGAAGAAAAAATCTTTACAGGACTACTTCTTTTTAGAGTCTACAGATTTGGACTACAGCATTCTCTATCGCTTGTCTGATGAATTACACTTTGACAGCAGTCGTTTTGCAAGTGATCAAGAAATTGGTAGTCTCTCGGGTGGTGAAGCTTTGAAAATTCAGCTCATCCATGAATTGGCTAAACCCTTTGACATTCTATTTTTAGATGAACCTTCAAATGACCTAGATCTTGAGACGATTGATTGGCTAAAAGGTCAAATTCAGAAGATGAGGCAAACCGTTATTTTCATTTCTCATGATGAAGACTTCCTCTCTCGAACGGCAGACACCATTATCCACTTGCGACTAGTCAAGCACCGAAAGGAAGCTGAAACCCTAGTCGAACATCTAGACTATGATCGCTATAGTGAACAGAGAAAGGCTCATTTTGCCAGACAAAGCCAGCAAGCTGCCAACGACCAGAGAGCCTATGACAAAACCATGGAAAAGCATCGTCGCGTCAAGCAAAATGTAGAAACTGCACTTCGAGCTACCAAAGACAGTACTGCCGGTCGCCTATTAGCTAAAAAGATGAAAAATGTTCTTTCTCAAGAAAAACGTTACGAAAAAGCAGCTCAGTCCATGACCCAAAAGCCACTTGAAGAGGAACAAATCCAACTTTTCTTTTCAGATATAGAGCCATTAGCGGCTTCTAAGGTCTTAATTCTACTGGAAAAGGAAAATTTGTCTATTGGTGAGCGTGTTTTAGCTCAGGAGTTACAACTAACTGTCCGTGGTCAAGAAAAAATTGGTATTATCGGTCCCAATGGCATTGGCAAATCCACACTTTTAGCCAAGCTGCAGCAACTTCTTAATAATAAGAGAGAAATCTCGCTTGGATTTATGCCACAAGATTACCAAGAAACATTGCAATTGGCTCTATCGCCAGTAGAATTTCTCAGCCAAACTGGACATAAAGAGGAATTACAGAAAATCCAATCCTTCCTAGCCAGTCTCAATTTCAGTTATCCAGAGATGCACCAGCAAATCCACTCCTTATCTGGAGGTCAACAAGGTAAACTCCTTCTTTTGAATTTAGTTCTGCGAAAACCGAACTTTCTCCTTCTAGATGAACCCACACGAAATTTTTCTCCAACTTCTCAACCAGAAATCAGAAAACTCTTTGCCACTTATCCCGGTGGTCTGGTTACTGTTTCGCATGATCGACGTTTCTTAAAAGAAGTCTGTACCAGTATTTATAGTCTGACAGAGCATGGTTTAAAAGTAGTTGATTTACAAGATCTTTAA
- the htpX gene encoding zinc metalloprotease HtpX, which produces MLYKQIASNKRKTWVLLIIFFLLLAIVGYAVGYLFMNSGFGGVTIAMIIGFIYALTMIFQSTEIVMSMNGAREVDRNEEPVLYHVVEDMAMVAQIPMPRVYVIDDPGLNAFATGSNPQNAAVAATSGLLEIMNREELEAVIGHEVSHIRNLDIRISTIAVALASAITLLSSMAGRMMWWGGASRSRRNSDRDSGGLEVIMLVISLLAIVLAPLAATLVQLAISRQREFLADASSVELTRNPQGMINALLKLENSQPMTHHVDDASSALYINDPQKRGFLKKLFYTHPPISERIERLKHM; this is translated from the coding sequence ATGCTGTACAAACAAATCGCTAGTAATAAACGCAAAACTTGGGTTTTATTAATTATTTTCTTTCTTTTGTTAGCTATTGTAGGTTATGCAGTTGGATATCTTTTCATGAACTCAGGATTTGGGGGCGTGACTATAGCCATGATTATCGGTTTCATCTATGCCTTGACCATGATTTTTCAATCTACAGAGATTGTCATGAGTATGAATGGTGCGCGTGAAGTTGACAGGAATGAAGAACCTGTTCTCTATCATGTTGTTGAGGATATGGCTATGGTGGCGCAAATTCCTATGCCACGAGTTTATGTAATTGATGACCCGGGTTTGAATGCTTTCGCCACAGGTTCGAATCCTCAAAATGCTGCTGTTGCTGCTACGTCAGGACTTCTAGAGATCATGAATCGTGAGGAATTAGAAGCTGTAATCGGGCATGAAGTTAGTCATATTCGCAACTTAGATATTCGAATCTCTACCATTGCTGTTGCTCTTGCCAGTGCCATTACCCTTTTATCGAGTATGGCTGGTCGTATGATGTGGTGGGGTGGAGCATCACGTAGTAGAAGAAATAGTGACCGTGACAGTGGAGGACTTGAAGTGATTATGTTAGTCATTTCTCTCCTAGCCATAGTTTTGGCGCCTTTAGCAGCAACTTTGGTGCAGTTAGCTATTTCTCGCCAACGAGAATTCTTAGCGGATGCTTCAAGTGTGGAATTAACACGCAATCCTCAGGGGATGATCAATGCCCTCCTAAAACTAGAAAATAGTCAACCAATGACTCATCATGTAGATGATGCTAGTAGTGCCCTTTATATCAATGATCCTCAAAAGAGAGGCTTCTTAAAAAAACTATTCTATACCCATCCACCCATTTCAGAACGGATTGAGCGTTTGAAACATATGTAA
- a CDS encoding LemA family protein encodes MQWMFFGVLALIIFLVIVSYNGLVKNRMQTKEAWSQIDVQLKRRNDLLPNLIETVKGYAKYEASTLEKVTELRRQVAVATTPAEAMKASDALTRQVSGIFAVAENYPDLKASSNFAQLQEELTNTENKISYARQLYNSVVSNYNVKLETFPSNLVAAIFGFKAADFLQTPEEEKAVPRVDFSGLGD; translated from the coding sequence ATGCAATGGATGTTTTTTGGAGTTCTTGCTCTCATTATTTTTTTGGTGATCGTTAGCTACAATGGCTTGGTAAAAAATCGTATGCAAACCAAGGAGGCTTGGAGTCAAATTGATGTTCAGTTGAAGCGTCGAAATGACCTTTTGCCAAACTTGATTGAAACGGTAAAAGGCTACGCAAAATATGAAGCTTCTACACTTGAAAAGGTAACGGAACTTCGTAGACAAGTGGCAGTAGCAACCACACCTGCAGAAGCTATGAAGGCTAGTGATGCCCTTACTCGTCAAGTATCAGGTATCTTCGCGGTTGCAGAGAACTACCCGGATTTGAAGGCTAGCAGTAACTTTGCACAATTACAAGAAGAATTGACTAACACAGAAAATAAAATTTCTTATGCACGACAGCTCTATAATAGTGTCGTTAGCAACTACAATGTTAAATTAGAAACCTTCCCTAGTAATCTGGTTGCGGCTATCTTTGGCTTCAAGGCAGCGGATTTCCTTCAGACTCCAGAAGAAGAAAAGGCTGTTCCTAGAGTTGATTTTAGTGGTTTAGGTGACTAA
- the rsmG gene encoding 16S rRNA (guanine(527)-N(7))-methyltransferase RsmG has product MKPETFYRLLAEQNIILTDKQKAQFDRYFQLLVEWNEKINLTAITEKEEVYLKHFYDSIAPILHGLIANQEIKLLDIGAGAGFPSLPMKILYPQLDVTIIDSLNKRINFLQLLAEELGLEGVHFYHGRAEDFAQDKKFRAQFDIVTARAVARMQVLSELTIPYLKVGGKLLALKASNAPEELTESKNALNLLFSKVEDNISYTLPNGDPRYITVVEKKKETPNKYPRKAGMPNKHPL; this is encoded by the coding sequence ATGAAACCAGAAACTTTTTACAGATTACTCGCTGAACAAAATATTATTCTTACTGACAAGCAAAAAGCACAATTTGATCGTTATTTCCAACTCTTAGTTGAATGGAATGAAAAGATCAACCTAACCGCTATTACCGAAAAAGAAGAAGTTTATCTTAAACACTTTTATGATTCTATCGCTCCTATCCTACATGGGTTGATTGCAAATCAAGAAATTAAGTTACTGGATATTGGAGCAGGGGCAGGCTTCCCAAGTCTCCCTATGAAGATTCTCTACCCTCAGCTAGATGTGACCATCATTGATTCACTGAATAAGCGGATTAACTTCCTTCAGCTTCTGGCTGAAGAGCTAGGATTAGAAGGGGTTCACTTCTACCATGGTCGTGCTGAAGACTTTGCTCAAGACAAGAAGTTCCGTGCCCAATTTGACATTGTAACAGCACGCGCGGTTGCCCGCATGCAGGTTCTCTCTGAGTTAACCATTCCCTATCTTAAAGTTGGTGGAAAACTTTTGGCCCTTAAGGCCAGTAATGCCCCTGAGGAATTGACAGAATCCAAAAATGCTCTCAACCTTCTCTTTAGTAAAGTTGAAGACAACATCAGCTACACACTTCCTAATGGTGACCCTCGCTACATCACTGTGGTTGAAAAGAAAAAGGAAACTCCAAACAAATATCCCCGTAAGGCGGGCATGCCAAATAAACACCCACTTTAA
- a CDS encoding solute carrier family 23 protein codes for MKQESTVDLLLDVDQRPSFGKGILLSFQHVFAMFGATILVPLILGMPVSVALFASGVGTLIYMISTGFKVPVYLGSSFAFITAMALAMKELGGDVSAAQTGVILTGLIYVLVSTSIRFAGTKWIDTLLPPIVIGPMIIVIGLGLAGSAVTNAGLVADGNWKNALVAVVTFLIAAFINTKGKGFLRIIPFLFAIIGGYIFAVFLGLVDFTPVLQANWFEVPGFYLPFSTGGAFKEYNLYFGPETIAILPIAIVTISEHIGDHTVLSQICGRQFLKDPGLHRTLLGDGIATSVSAFLGGPANTTYGENTGVIGMTRIASVSVIRNAAFIAIALSFLGKFTALISTIPNAVLGGMSILLYGVIASNGLKVLIKERVDFGQMRNLIIASAMLVLGLGGAILKLGPVTLSGTALSAMTGIILNLILPYENKD; via the coding sequence ATGAAACAAGAATCAACTGTTGATTTGTTACTCGACGTTGACCAACGTCCTTCTTTTGGTAAGGGAATTCTACTCAGTTTCCAACACGTTTTCGCCATGTTTGGTGCGACCATCTTGGTGCCACTGATTTTGGGAATGCCTGTATCTGTTGCCCTTTTTGCATCAGGTGTCGGTACACTGATTTACATGATTTCCACTGGCTTTAAAGTTCCAGTCTATCTCGGTTCTTCTTTTGCCTTCATCACTGCAATGGCTCTTGCTATGAAGGAATTGGGTGGAGATGTTTCTGCTGCTCAAACAGGGGTTATCTTGACTGGTTTAATTTACGTTCTTGTTTCAACTAGCATCCGCTTTGCTGGTACAAAATGGATTGATACGCTCTTGCCTCCAATCGTTATCGGACCTATGATTATCGTTATCGGTCTTGGTCTTGCAGGCTCAGCTGTAACAAATGCTGGTCTTGTTGCTGATGGCAACTGGAAAAATGCTCTTGTAGCAGTAGTTACCTTCCTCATCGCTGCTTTTATTAATACAAAAGGAAAAGGATTCCTTCGTATCATTCCTTTCCTCTTTGCCATTATCGGTGGATATATCTTTGCAGTCTTTCTTGGTCTAGTAGACTTCACACCTGTTCTTCAAGCTAACTGGTTTGAAGTTCCTGGTTTCTACCTACCATTTAGCACAGGTGGTGCCTTCAAAGAATATAACCTATACTTCGGTCCTGAAACAATTGCAATCCTACCAATTGCTATTGTAACAATTTCTGAACATATCGGAGACCACACGGTCTTGAGTCAAATCTGTGGCCGCCAATTCTTGAAAGATCCTGGTCTTCACCGTACCCTTCTTGGTGACGGAATCGCAACATCTGTATCTGCCTTCCTCGGTGGACCAGCCAATACTACTTACGGTGAAAACACAGGGGTTATCGGTATGACTCGTATCGCTTCTGTCTCAGTTATCCGTAACGCTGCCTTTATCGCAATTGCCCTAAGCTTCCTTGGAAAATTCACAGCCTTGATTTCTACAATCCCTAACGCCGTACTTGGTGGGATGTCAATCCTTCTTTACGGGGTTATCGCCAGCAACGGTTTAAAAGTTTTGATTAAGGAGCGCGTTGACTTTGGACAAATGCGTAATCTTATCATCGCAAGTGCAATGCTCGTGCTTGGACTTGGTGGAGCAATCCTTAAACTCGGTCCAGTTACACTTTCTGGTACTGCCCTCTCAGCTATGACAGGTATTATCCTAAACTTGATCTTGCCATACGAGAACAAAGACTAA
- a CDS encoding CPBP family intramembrane glutamic endopeptidase, which produces MNFIQSIHPTKPLRYLKWFDIVIITVLMFGEFIIRSTQQFMESLSPSTVTSVAETTTNVASDGAAYSSNFTFQLIMLGITLLYLLIRNYDFKQLSIRLSWSVFIWVPLIFAVVGIFGDIITTLSGEYNYFNPQLLPFIDPMEIIRKFMALTPMAIGYALLNGFYEEFFFLGLLTSVKEKHQWLVLVYSVIIRISFHTYQGLLWALVIGLVYGLFYYFLYKYLVKNLLPFFLMHALADMFGSSLLYLLIAWRT; this is translated from the coding sequence ATGAATTTTATCCAGAGTATTCATCCTACTAAACCTTTAAGATACTTAAAATGGTTTGATATCGTAATCATCACTGTTTTAATGTTTGGAGAGTTTATCATTCGATCCACCCAGCAATTTATGGAGAGTCTATCACCTTCGACTGTGACTAGCGTTGCAGAAACTACAACAAATGTAGCAAGTGATGGGGCAGCTTATTCGAGTAATTTTACTTTTCAATTGATCATGCTAGGGATTACTTTACTCTATCTCTTGATTCGAAACTACGATTTTAAACAGCTCTCCATCCGCTTGTCATGGTCGGTTTTCATTTGGGTTCCCCTTATTTTTGCTGTAGTTGGGATCTTCGGTGATATTATTACAACTCTCAGTGGCGAGTACAATTATTTTAATCCTCAACTGCTCCCTTTTATAGACCCTATGGAAATCATTAGAAAATTCATGGCCTTAACTCCAATGGCTATTGGCTATGCTCTGCTAAATGGTTTTTACGAAGAATTTTTCTTCTTAGGATTACTGACTTCAGTAAAAGAAAAGCATCAGTGGCTGGTTTTAGTATATTCGGTCATCATACGGATTTCATTCCATACCTATCAAGGATTACTCTGGGCCTTGGTTATTGGTCTTGTTTATGGACTATTCTATTATTTCTTGTACAAGTATCTAGTCAAGAACTTACTGCCATTCTTTCTCATGCATGCTCTTGCAGATATGTTCGGATCCAGTCTTTTATATCTCTTGATTGCTTGGAGGACTTAA
- a CDS encoding DMT family transporter, whose product MSKALKGTLFTVIAGIAWGLSGTSGQYLMVHGISALVLTNIRLIIAGLLLVLLSYMKSKEQFLAFLKDKSSLFFLFLFSLFGLFLNQLAYLSAIQETNAGTATVLQYVCPVGILAYTCIKDRVAPTIAEILSMILAIGGTFLIATHGQLDQLSMTPAGLFWGLFSALTYALYIIVPIKLIQKWGSILVIGVGMTISGLVAVPFTGIIGASIPMSFDIFLAFSGIILIGTVFAYTAFLKGASMIGPVKSSLLASIEPISAVFFAFMIMGDIFYPVDFLGMAMILLAVTIISLKDLMLEKKHKSV is encoded by the coding sequence ATGTCAAAAGCTCTTAAAGGAACTCTTTTTACAGTGATTGCTGGTATTGCTTGGGGCTTGTCTGGGACCAGTGGTCAGTACCTAATGGTTCATGGGATATCGGCTCTAGTCCTAACTAATATCCGTTTAATAATCGCAGGTCTCCTCTTAGTTCTTTTATCGTATATGAAGTCCAAAGAGCAATTTCTAGCTTTTTTAAAAGATAAATCAAGTCTCTTTTTTCTCTTCTTATTTTCTTTATTTGGCCTCTTTCTGAATCAATTGGCTTATTTATCGGCTATTCAGGAGACAAATGCAGGTACAGCGACGGTGCTTCAATATGTCTGTCCTGTTGGAATCTTGGCTTACACATGTATAAAGGATAGGGTAGCACCTACTATAGCCGAAATCCTTTCTATGATTTTAGCAATAGGTGGAACCTTTTTAATTGCGACTCATGGTCAGTTGGATCAGCTCTCTATGACACCAGCAGGTCTCTTTTGGGGATTGTTTTCTGCTTTAACCTATGCTCTTTATATCATTGTACCCATTAAGCTCATTCAAAAGTGGGGGAGCATTCTGGTTATTGGTGTCGGTATGACCATATCTGGGTTGGTAGCAGTGCCATTTACAGGGATTATCGGCGCCAGTATTCCTATGTCATTTGATATTTTTCTAGCCTTTTCGGGAATCATTCTTATTGGAACAGTATTTGCCTACACAGCCTTTCTTAAGGGAGCCAGTATGATCGGACCAGTCAAGTCAAGTCTTTTGGCTTCGATTGAGCCTATCTCTGCAGTCTTTTTTGCTTTTATGATTATGGGAGATATTTTTTATCCTGTAGATTTTCTTGGAATGGCAATGATTTTATTGGCTGTGACTATTATCTCTTTAAAGGATTTAATGCTAGAAAAGAAACACAAATCCGTTTAA
- a CDS encoding serine hydrolase domain-containing protein, whose product MKQEIIQKIEQQIEAGIYPGASFAYYRDGEWSDCYLGEANPEIGEQTCQGLVYDLASVSKVVGVGTVLTFMWKQDKIELDQSIKTYLPEADYPDITIRQLLTHATDLDPYIPNRDQLSADQLREAMFHLNRREKRAFLYSDVHFLLLGFLLENYFEKDLDQILQEQVLDPWKMKGTQFGPVSSAVPTVRGQKAGVVHDPKARLLGRHAGSAGLFSTVKDLKIFLEHYLQDDFAAGLSQNFSDLSDKERSLAWNLEGDWLDHTGYTGTFIMWNRKKQEAVIFLSNRTYEKDQRAQWIIDRNQIMDLIREAD is encoded by the coding sequence ATGAAACAAGAAATCATTCAAAAAATAGAGCAACAAATTGAGGCAGGGATTTATCCTGGTGCCTCTTTTGCGTATTATCGGGATGGTGAATGGTCTGATTGCTACCTCGGAGAAGCAAATCCAGAAATTGGAGAGCAGACTTGTCAAGGTTTAGTCTATGATTTGGCAAGTGTGAGTAAGGTTGTTGGCGTAGGAACCGTCTTAACCTTCATGTGGAAGCAAGACAAGATAGAGCTCGATCAATCCATAAAGACCTATCTTCCAGAGGCGGATTATCCAGACATCACCATTCGACAATTGCTAACGCATGCGACAGATTTGGATCCTTATATTCCTAACAGAGATCAGCTCTCAGCGGACCAACTAAGAGAAGCCATGTTTCATTTGAATCGCCGAGAGAAGAGAGCTTTTTTATACTCGGATGTGCACTTTCTCTTACTCGGTTTTCTCTTAGAGAACTACTTTGAGAAGGACTTAGACCAGATTTTACAAGAGCAAGTTTTAGATCCATGGAAGATGAAGGGAACTCAATTTGGACCAGTTAGCAGTGCTGTCCCTACAGTTCGTGGACAGAAGGCAGGAGTGGTGCATGATCCCAAGGCTCGTTTACTAGGTAGACATGCCGGGAGTGCAGGCTTGTTTTCAACTGTGAAGGATTTGAAAATCTTCCTAGAGCATTATTTACAGGATGATTTTGCTGCAGGATTAAGCCAGAATTTTTCAGATTTGAGTGATAAGGAACGATCCTTGGCCTGGAATCTTGAAGGTGATTGGCTAGACCATACAGGCTATACTGGAACCTTTATCATGTGGAATCGTAAGAAGCAGGAAGCTGTGATTTTCTTGTCCAATAGAACCTACGAAAAAGACCAGCGTGCCCAGTGGATCATTGACCGTAATCAGATTATGGATTTGATCCGTGAAGCAGACTAG
- a CDS encoding CppA family protein — protein MNVNQIVRMIPTLKVNNRRLNELFYIQTLGMKPLLEESAFLSLGDQSGIEKLVLEESPSMRSRKVEGIKKLARLIVKVANPSEVEALLARMEKLPQLYKGNKGYAFEILSPEGDLVLIHAEDDIKDLRKFDETVTFTKDEKLQYLTAFDISAEINLPAETTSLLEKEEIETSITFKQAQGSDLLVENNVTWDLSMLKFQVNELELASLRQRFETAGYFIPKSEKFFLTKDANNIELWFEKV, from the coding sequence ATGAATGTAAATCAAATTGTGCGTATGATCCCGACGCTAAAGGTAAATAATAGAAGATTAAATGAATTGTTTTATATCCAAACCTTGGGTATGAAACCCTTGCTTGAAGAGTCGGCTTTCTTATCGCTAGGAGACCAGTCAGGCATTGAAAAATTGGTTTTAGAAGAATCACCAAGTATGAGAAGCCGCAAGGTTGAAGGGATCAAAAAATTAGCTAGATTGATTGTAAAAGTAGCGAATCCATCCGAGGTTGAAGCACTGCTAGCTAGAATGGAAAAACTTCCTCAACTCTATAAAGGAAACAAGGGATATGCTTTTGAAATCCTTTCACCAGAGGGGGATCTTGTCCTAATCCATGCGGAAGATGACATCAAAGATTTGAGAAAGTTTGATGAAACTGTTACTTTCACAAAAGATGAGAAACTGCAATATTTAACAGCATTTGATATTTCAGCAGAAATTAACTTGCCTGCTGAAACGACGAGCCTGCTTGAAAAAGAGGAAATCGAAACTAGCATAACTTTTAAGCAAGCCCAAGGTAGTGATTTGCTTGTTGAAAATAATGTAACTTGGGATTTGTCTATGTTGAAATTCCAAGTAAATGAACTTGAATTGGCAAGTCTGCGTCAGCGTTTTGAAACTGCAGGTTACTTTATTCCTAAGTCTGAGAAGTTTTTCCTAACCAAGGATGCCAACAATATCGAATTGTGGTTTGAAAAAGTATGA